In one window of Pseudomonadota bacterium DNA:
- a CDS encoding enoyl-CoA hydratase-related protein codes for MAYETLLIEKEEGVAIVKLNRPPVNSLNAQAYTDVYNAFCDLENDESVNVILLTGEGAKAFAAGLDVKEVAGKSIPDYFAFGRISRMCLDKVAGIQKPTIAVLFGFVFGGGCELALACDLRIAASDANIGCPEVNLGIIPGSGGTQRLPRLIGVAKAKELLFMGDTVSGDEAYRIGLVNKVVPKDKLLDEAKAMAKKLAAKPKVALSLLKNAIDNGINMDLQSAITYENNCFVITYVSEDGREGFAAFNEKRKPTFKGK; via the coding sequence ATGGCTTACGAAACCTTATTAATTGAGAAAGAAGAAGGAGTTGCAATAGTCAAACTGAACAGACCGCCTGTCAACTCATTGAATGCTCAGGCATATACTGATGTTTACAATGCCTTCTGCGATCTTGAAAATGATGAATCAGTAAATGTTATTCTACTTACAGGGGAAGGCGCAAAGGCCTTTGCAGCAGGTCTCGACGTTAAAGAAGTAGCAGGTAAATCTATACCGGATTATTTCGCCTTTGGACGGATCTCCAGAATGTGCCTTGATAAGGTTGCTGGTATTCAGAAACCTACAATTGCGGTACTTTTTGGTTTTGTTTTTGGAGGTGGATGTGAACTTGCTCTTGCCTGTGATCTAAGAATTGCAGCAAGCGACGCAAACATAGGCTGCCCTGAAGTAAATCTTGGTATTATACCTGGTTCGGGCGGCACACAGAGGCTGCCCAGGCTTATAGGGGTTGCAAAGGCAAAGGAACTTCTTTTTATGGGCGATACAGTTAGCGGTGATGAAGCATATCGCATAGGACTGGTAAATAAAGTCGTTCCAAAAGATAAGCTCCTGGATGAAGCAAAAGCAATGGCAAAGAAGCTCGCTGCAAAGCCTAAAGTGGCTCTAAGTCTTCTAAAGAACGCCATTGACAACGGTATAAACATGGATCTTCAGTCGGCGATCACATACGAGAATAACTGCTTTGTCATTACCTACGTCTCAGAAGACGGCAGAGAAGGCTTTGCGGCGTTTAATGAAAAAAGGAAACCGACCTTTAAAGGCAAATAA
- a CDS encoding response regulator has product MKKIMIIDDNPHFISYMKRLLNDTGHEVLTESTGMSAINQLANYTPDIIFLDFFLPDINADKLCQIIRNMENLKNICIVVMSAAAKELQLDASKIGANALIAKGIFKETAEHVFSAIADLEKPFNNDEVRTIIGIDSVYPRQITKELLEKYCHIETILDSIAQGIVEIYQGQIVYANPAAATNLGKPLYQLLTVNLSSLFVETEKSKVESIIKSKNYESTTINWKGPLHLENKILSIKKLPLKNDDDTTILLISDITESTRAEEAIQSYQNHLESLVEERTSDLKKAHERLQHIQKMEAIGIIAGGVAHDLNNILTAIVGYPDLLLLELPADSSYRRILLTIKESGKKAADVVQDLLTMARRGVNTNEVVDLNSIIFDFLNSPECEKLKSFHSTTYLETILENNLLNISGSPTHLSKTIMNLIFNAAEAMPDGGKIIVSTENRYVDKGIRVSCGNKEIEEGDYVILTVSDTGVGISAEDIDKIFDPFYTNKIMGRSGTGLGMTVVWGTMEDHKGYINVASSSGKGTTFSLYFPATRQELTKKSSRIPIGEYKGKGESILVVDDVEKQRQMVSMILTMLGYSVSTTSCGEEAVEYIRKNQADLIILDMVMAPGIDGLETFKRIHEFHPDQKAIIASGYSEGELISKCLELGVGQYIKKPYTIENIGIAVRQELDKN; this is encoded by the coding sequence ATGAAAAAAATAATGATAATAGATGATAATCCCCATTTTATCTCATATATGAAAAGATTGCTCAATGATACCGGGCATGAAGTTTTAACAGAGTCTACAGGCATGTCGGCAATCAATCAATTGGCAAATTATACCCCGGATATCATTTTCCTGGATTTTTTTCTTCCGGATATTAATGCCGATAAGCTTTGTCAAATTATTCGCAATATGGAAAATTTAAAAAATATATGCATAGTTGTAATGTCTGCCGCAGCAAAAGAATTACAGCTTGATGCTTCAAAAATAGGTGCAAACGCATTAATTGCAAAAGGAATTTTCAAAGAAACTGCTGAACATGTTTTCTCTGCAATAGCAGATTTGGAAAAACCTTTTAACAACGATGAAGTTCGTACCATTATCGGGATTGATTCTGTATATCCCCGACAGATAACTAAAGAACTTTTGGAAAAATATTGCCATATCGAAACAATATTAGACAGTATCGCACAAGGTATAGTCGAGATTTACCAGGGACAAATCGTTTATGCTAATCCTGCTGCAGCAACAAATTTAGGCAAGCCACTATATCAACTTTTGACTGTAAATCTATCATCTTTGTTTGTTGAAACTGAAAAATCAAAGGTTGAATCTATAATAAAATCCAAAAACTATGAAAGCACAACTATTAACTGGAAAGGACCGCTGCACCTTGAAAATAAAATATTATCTATAAAAAAACTTCCACTTAAAAACGATGACGACACAACCATTCTTTTAATATCTGACATAACCGAAAGTACACGCGCCGAAGAAGCAATACAAAGCTACCAAAACCATCTTGAATCTTTGGTAGAAGAACGTACTTCCGATTTAAAAAAAGCCCATGAAAGACTTCAGCACATACAAAAAATGGAGGCCATTGGAATCATTGCAGGAGGAGTGGCACATGACCTGAACAATATTTTAACCGCTATAGTAGGTTACCCTGATCTTTTGTTACTTGAACTTCCAGCAGATAGTTCTTACAGGAGAATTTTACTCACTATTAAGGAATCGGGGAAAAAAGCGGCTGATGTGGTACAGGATTTATTAACTATGGCAAGAAGAGGTGTTAACACTAATGAAGTGGTTGATTTGAATAGTATAATTTTTGATTTTCTAAACAGTCCTGAATGTGAAAAACTGAAATCATTTCACTCGACAACTTATCTGGAAACAATCCTCGAAAACAATCTTCTCAATATCTCAGGCTCACCAACGCATCTGTCAAAAACAATCATGAATCTGATATTCAATGCTGCAGAAGCTATGCCCGATGGTGGAAAAATTATTGTATCCACAGAAAACAGATATGTAGATAAAGGGATAAGGGTAAGTTGCGGTAATAAGGAAATTGAAGAAGGTGATTATGTAATTCTTACAGTTTCTGATACCGGAGTAGGCATATCCGCTGAGGATATAGACAAAATATTTGACCCCTTTTATACAAATAAGATTATGGGTAGAAGCGGAACGGGTTTGGGTATGACGGTTGTATGGGGAACAATGGAAGATCATAAGGGCTACATTAACGTAGCAAGTTCTTCAGGTAAAGGAACTACCTTCTCTCTTTATTTCCCTGCAACCAGACAGGAATTAACCAAAAAAAGTAGTCGGATACCGATTGGAGAGTATAAAGGAAAGGGCGAGTCAATATTGGTTGTAGATGATGTGGAAAAACAAAGACAAATGGTATCAATGATTCTGACAATGTTAGGATATTCCGTATCGACAACATCCTGTGGAGAAGAAGCAGTCGAGTACATCAGGAAAAATCAGGCTGATTTAATTATTCTTGACATGGTTATGGCTCCCGGTATTGATGGCCTTGAAACATTTAAACGCATACATGAATTTCATCCGGATCAAAAAGCTATTATAGCGAGCGGTTATTCTGAAGGAGAACTGATTTCAAAATGTTTAGAACTGGGTGTCGGTCAATATATAAAAAAACCGTATACCATAGAAAATATAGGCATAGCCGTAAGACAAGAACTCGACAAAAACTAA
- a CDS encoding 3-hydroxyacyl-CoA dehydrogenase NAD-binding domain-containing protein: MVIKTIGVLGAGTMGNGIAQIAAQAGYDVVLCDIEDKFVQNGLKNIDKFLSKSVEKGKITADVKATIMGKIKGTTNIADMKDADFVVEAVLEEMDLKKKVFKQLDEITKKEAIITSNTSSMSITEIAKATSRPDKVAGMHFFNPVPLMRLVEVIRSYYASDETIATCMDLSRKLGKEPIEVKKDVPGFVVNRLMVPHLVEGICLLQEGVASKEDIDKAAKLGLNYPMGPLELIDLTGVDILLNVVNYFFQEHNKELKWVAPRLLKDMVKAGRLGMKSGAGWYDYPKK, encoded by the coding sequence ATGGTTATTAAGACAATTGGCGTTTTAGGTGCAGGAACAATGGGAAACGGGATTGCACAGATAGCTGCTCAGGCAGGCTATGATGTTGTATTGTGCGATATCGAAGACAAGTTTGTACAGAACGGCCTGAAGAACATTGACAAATTCCTTTCTAAGAGCGTGGAAAAGGGCAAGATAACTGCCGATGTTAAGGCCACGATTATGGGGAAAATCAAGGGAACGACAAATATAGCGGACATGAAAGATGCCGATTTTGTTGTTGAAGCTGTTCTTGAAGAAATGGACCTAAAGAAAAAGGTATTCAAACAGTTAGATGAGATTACAAAGAAAGAGGCTATTATTACCAGCAATACATCATCAATGTCGATTACCGAAATCGCAAAAGCAACATCGAGACCGGATAAGGTTGCAGGTATGCATTTTTTTAATCCGGTTCCACTTATGCGGCTGGTTGAAGTTATCAGAAGCTACTATGCAAGCGATGAGACCATTGCAACCTGTATGGACCTTTCCAGAAAACTCGGTAAAGAACCTATAGAAGTAAAAAAAGACGTACCCGGTTTTGTAGTCAACAGGCTCATGGTGCCACATCTGGTTGAGGGCATTTGTCTGCTCCAGGAAGGCGTAGCATCAAAAGAAGATATTGACAAGGCTGCAAAGCTTGGACTAAACTACCCAATGGGACCGTTGGAACTCATCGATCTCACAGGCGTTGATATCCTTTTGAACGTTGTTAACTATTTCTTCCAGGAACACAACAAGGAACTTAAGTGGGTAGCGCCTCGTCTTTTGAAGGATATGGTTAAGGCTGGCCGTCTCGGCATGAAATCAGGGGCAGGCTGGTATGACTATCCAAAAAAATAA
- a CDS encoding thiolase family protein, with protein MNSFTKAYIPYGGYYSSPFCRWQGSMQHDNSITLGAETARRWFLEKRKMDPTVIDYLYYGTTIAQHHWFFSHQWSAAILTDDKKLVPGLFIHQACSTSTTILALAAKDMELGAYDVAFGLMTDRCSNGPHTVWGNPLGPGGEPYREDWNMDNFGGNPRVPVAMVETGENVAKEIGATKEECDAVVLKRYQQYQDALANDRAFQKRYMFAPLCVVDKKNKKLVEVDEGWTPTTAEGLAKLKPVRPGAVHSFGAQTFPADGNCGIIVTTKDKAKEFSTDPGVEIQIVSYGFARTKPAFMPAAPVPASEMALANAGLKIGDIKSFKSHNPFAINDVNFAKKFGVDVMKMNNYGSSLIYGHPQGPTAGRGIIEMIEELTILGGGYGLFTGCAAGDTAATLIVKVG; from the coding sequence ATGAACAGTTTTACAAAAGCATATATACCCTACGGGGGTTACTATTCTTCTCCTTTCTGCCGCTGGCAGGGAAGCATGCAGCATGACAACTCCATTACACTTGGCGCTGAGACAGCCAGGAGATGGTTCCTGGAAAAAAGAAAAATGGATCCAACTGTAATTGACTATCTGTACTACGGCACTACCATTGCCCAGCATCACTGGTTTTTCAGTCATCAATGGTCAGCAGCAATATTGACAGACGACAAGAAATTAGTACCCGGCCTGTTTATTCATCAGGCATGTTCAACCTCTACAACCATTCTTGCTCTTGCAGCCAAAGATATGGAACTTGGTGCATATGATGTAGCTTTTGGCCTTATGACTGATCGTTGCTCAAACGGACCACACACTGTCTGGGGAAACCCACTTGGACCAGGCGGCGAACCCTATCGTGAAGACTGGAATATGGATAATTTCGGCGGTAATCCACGCGTGCCTGTTGCTATGGTAGAAACAGGAGAAAACGTTGCCAAGGAAATAGGCGCTACAAAAGAAGAGTGCGATGCAGTAGTTTTGAAACGCTATCAACAGTATCAGGATGCTCTTGCCAATGACAGGGCATTTCAGAAGCGTTATATGTTTGCTCCGTTATGCGTTGTTGACAAAAAAAATAAAAAACTCGTGGAAGTGGATGAGGGATGGACTCCAACCACTGCAGAAGGACTTGCAAAACTGAAACCGGTACGTCCGGGTGCAGTACATAGCTTCGGCGCACAGACATTCCCTGCCGACGGCAACTGCGGTATTATCGTTACTACAAAAGACAAGGCTAAAGAGTTTAGTACAGATCCCGGTGTAGAAATACAGATCGTTTCCTATGGTTTTGCAAGAACAAAACCGGCGTTTATGCCTGCAGCCCCTGTGCCTGCATCCGAAATGGCACTTGCCAATGCAGGTTTGAAAATTGGCGATATAAAATCGTTTAAATCACACAACCCCTTTGCAATCAATGATGTTAACTTTGCTAAAAAATTTGGCGTAGATGTTATGAAGATGAATAACTATGGATCATCCCTTATTTACGGACATCCACAGGGACCTACAGCAGGCAGGGGCATTATTGAAATGATAGAAGAATTGACCATTCTCGGTGGAGGATATGGTCTGTTCACCGGTTGCGCAGCAGGCGACACTGCTGCTACTTTAATTGTAAAGGTAGGCTGA